The following proteins are co-located in the Pseudomonas antarctica genome:
- the glyQ gene encoding glycine--tRNA ligase subunit alpha, whose protein sequence is MSQPTPAVRTFQDLILALQQYWAEQGCVVLQPYDMEVGAGTFHTATFLRAIGPETWNAAYVQPSRRPTDGRYGENPNRLQHYYQFQVVLKPNPDNFQELYLGSLKHVGLDPLVHDIRFVEDNWESPTLGAWGLGWEVWLNGMEVTQFTYFQQAGGIECYPVTGEITYGLERLAMYLQGVDSVYDLVWADGPFGKVTYGDVFHQNEVEQSTYNFEHANVEKLFELFDFYESEAKRLIELDQPLPLPSYEMVLKASHTFNLLDARRAISVTARQQYILRVRTLARSVAQAYLLARAKLGFPMATPDLRDEVLAKLEAAQ, encoded by the coding sequence GTGAGCCAGCCTACGCCAGCCGTGCGTACCTTCCAAGACTTGATCCTCGCCCTCCAGCAATACTGGGCCGAGCAAGGTTGTGTGGTACTTCAGCCCTACGATATGGAAGTAGGCGCCGGCACTTTCCACACCGCTACCTTCCTGCGGGCCATCGGCCCGGAAACCTGGAACGCCGCTTATGTGCAGCCCAGTCGTCGCCCGACTGACGGCCGCTACGGCGAAAACCCGAACCGTCTGCAGCACTACTACCAGTTCCAGGTGGTATTGAAGCCGAACCCGGACAACTTCCAGGAGCTGTACCTGGGCTCGCTGAAACATGTCGGCCTGGACCCGCTGGTACACGACATCCGTTTCGTCGAAGACAACTGGGAATCGCCAACCCTCGGCGCCTGGGGCCTGGGCTGGGAAGTCTGGCTCAACGGCATGGAAGTGACGCAGTTCACTTACTTCCAGCAAGCCGGCGGCATCGAGTGCTACCCGGTGACCGGCGAGATCACTTACGGTCTCGAGCGCCTGGCCATGTACCTGCAAGGCGTGGACTCTGTCTACGACCTGGTGTGGGCTGACGGCCCGTTCGGCAAAGTGACCTACGGCGACGTGTTCCACCAGAACGAGGTGGAGCAGTCCACCTACAACTTCGAACACGCCAACGTCGAGAAGCTGTTCGAACTGTTCGACTTCTATGAAAGCGAAGCCAAGCGCCTGATCGAACTCGACCAGCCGCTGCCGTTGCCAAGCTATGAAATGGTGTTGAAGGCGTCCCATACCTTCAACCTGCTGGACGCCCGTCGTGCCATCTCGGTAACCGCGCGCCAGCAATACATCCTGCGTGTACGCACCCTGGCGCGTTCCGTCGCCCAAGCCTACCTGCTGGCTCGCGCCAAGCTGGGCTTCCCGATGGCTACCCCGGACCTGCGTGATGAAGTGTTGGCTAAGCTGGAGGCTGCACAATGA
- the trkA gene encoding Trk system potassium transporter TrkA: protein MKIIILGAGQVGGTLAEHLASEANDITVVDTDAERLRNLGDRLDIRTVQGRASFPTVLRQAGADDADMLVAVTNSDETNMVACQVAHTLFHTPTKIARVREAAYLTRAGLFDNDAIPVDVLISPEQVVTHYIKRLIEIPGALQVIDFAEGKAQLVAVKAYYGGPLVGQQLRQLREHMPNVETRVAAIFRRDRPILPQGDTVIEADDEVFFIAAKANIRAVMSEMRRLDETYKRIVIAGGGQIGERLAEAIESRYQVKIIEMNPARCRHLSDTLDSTVVLQGSASDRDLLMEENIADADIFLALTNDDEANIMSSLLAKRLGAKKVMTIINNPAYVDLIQGGDIDIAISPQLATIGTLLAHVRRGDIVSVHSLRRGAAEAIEAIAHGDSKSSKVIGKAIRDIGLPPGTTIGAIIRDEEVIIAHDDTVIATGDHVILFLVDKKHIRDVEKLFHVGLSFF, encoded by the coding sequence ATGAAAATCATCATCCTTGGAGCTGGGCAGGTCGGCGGCACGCTGGCTGAACATTTGGCCAGCGAAGCCAACGACATCACCGTGGTCGACACCGATGCCGAGCGCCTGCGCAACCTCGGTGACCGCCTGGACATCCGCACCGTGCAAGGCCGCGCGTCATTCCCGACGGTGCTGCGCCAGGCGGGTGCCGACGATGCCGACATGCTGGTGGCCGTCACCAATAGCGACGAAACCAACATGGTCGCCTGCCAGGTCGCCCACACTCTGTTCCACACCCCAACCAAAATCGCCCGCGTACGTGAGGCGGCTTACCTGACTCGTGCAGGGCTTTTCGACAACGACGCGATTCCGGTGGACGTGTTGATCAGCCCCGAGCAAGTCGTGACCCACTACATCAAGCGCCTGATCGAAATCCCCGGTGCTTTGCAGGTGATCGACTTTGCCGAGGGCAAGGCGCAACTGGTGGCGGTTAAGGCTTACTACGGCGGCCCGCTGGTGGGCCAGCAACTGCGCCAACTGCGCGAGCACATGCCGAATGTGGAAACCCGCGTAGCGGCGATTTTCCGTCGCGATCGGCCGATTCTGCCCCAGGGCGATACGGTGATCGAAGCGGACGACGAAGTATTTTTCATCGCCGCCAAAGCGAATATTCGCGCGGTCATGAGCGAAATGCGCCGCCTGGATGAGACCTACAAGCGCATCGTCATCGCCGGCGGCGGGCAGATCGGCGAGCGTTTGGCGGAGGCGATCGAAAGCCGCTACCAGGTGAAGATCATCGAGATGAACCCGGCACGCTGCCGGCATTTGTCCGACACCCTCGACAGCACCGTCGTACTGCAAGGCAGCGCCTCAGACCGCGACCTATTGATGGAAGAGAACATCGCCGATGCCGATATCTTCCTGGCCCTGACCAACGATGACGAGGCCAACATCATGTCCTCGCTCTTGGCCAAGCGGCTGGGGGCCAAGAAGGTGATGACCATCATCAACAACCCGGCCTATGTCGACCTGATCCAGGGCGGCGATATCGACATCGCCATCAGCCCTCAGTTGGCCACCATTGGCACTTTGCTCGCCCACGTGCGCCGTGGCGATATCGTCAGCGTGCACTCCCTGCGCCGGGGCGCAGCGGAAGCCATTGAGGCGATTGCGCATGGTGATTCAAAGTCGAGCAAGGTCATCGGCAAGGCCATCCGCGATATCGGCCTGCCGCCGGGCACCACCATCGGCGCGATCATTCGTGACGAAGAGGTGATCATCGCCCACGACGATACGGTGATCGCCACGGGTGACCATGTGATTCTGTTCCTGGTGGATAAAAAACATATCCGCGATGTGGAGAAGTTGTTCCACGTGGGGTTGAGCTTTTTCTGA
- the glyS gene encoding glycine--tRNA ligase subunit beta has protein sequence MSAQDFLVELGTEELPPKALNTLADAFLAGIEKGLQTAGLKFAAKKVYAAPRRLAVLLTALETQQPDRSINLDGPPRQAAFDAEGNPTQAALGFAKKCGVELSEIDQSGPKLRFSQVITGKPTASLLPTIVEDSLNDLPIPKRMRWGARKEEFVRPTQWLVMLLGDQVIDCTILAQKAGRDSRGHRFHHPEAVRITSPANYAADLRAAYVLADANERRELISKRTEELARLQEGTAIVPPSLLDEVTALVEWPVPLVCSFEERFLDVPQEALITTMQDNQKYFCLLDVDGKLLPRFITVANIESKDPQQIIAGNEKVVRPRLTDAEFFFKQDKKQKLEDFNLRLQNVVFQEKLGSVYDKAVRVSKLAAYIAPRIGGDAAWAARAGLLSKCDLATEMVGEFPEMQGVAGYYYALNDGEPNDVALALNEQYMPRGAGAELPTTLTGAAVAIADKLDTLVGIFGIGMLPTGSKDPYALRRAALGVLRILIDKKLDLDLTQAVVFAVGQFGGKVKQGGLAEQVLEFVFDRLRARYEDEGVDVSVYLSVRALQPGSALDFDQRVQAVQAFRKLPEAGALAAVNKRVSNLLSKADNLGNAEVDPGLFADAKEFSLNSAIAKAENAVKPLLAERNYAEALARLATLREPVDAFFEAVMINAEDAGVRKNRYAMLARLRGLFINIADISVLG, from the coding sequence ATGAGTGCTCAAGATTTCCTGGTTGAACTGGGCACCGAAGAGCTGCCACCCAAGGCACTGAATACCCTGGCCGACGCGTTCCTGGCCGGTATCGAAAAAGGCCTGCAAACCGCCGGCTTGAAGTTCGCGGCAAAGAAAGTCTACGCCGCGCCACGTCGCCTGGCCGTGTTGCTGACCGCGCTGGAAACCCAGCAGCCGGACCGCAGCATCAACCTCGACGGCCCGCCGCGTCAGGCGGCTTTTGACGCTGAAGGTAACCCGACTCAAGCGGCCCTTGGTTTCGCCAAGAAGTGCGGCGTCGAGCTGAGCGAGATCGACCAAAGTGGCCCGAAACTGCGGTTCAGCCAGGTCATCACCGGCAAGCCGACCGCCAGCCTGTTGCCCACTATTGTTGAAGACTCGCTGAACGACCTGCCGATCCCCAAGCGCATGCGCTGGGGTGCTCGCAAGGAAGAATTCGTACGCCCGACCCAATGGCTGGTGATGCTGCTCGGTGACCAAGTCATCGACTGCACGATCCTGGCTCAGAAGGCTGGCCGTGATTCCCGCGGTCACCGCTTCCACCATCCAGAAGCCGTGCGCATCACCTCGCCCGCCAACTATGCCGCTGACCTGCGCGCCGCTTATGTATTGGCCGATGCCAATGAGCGTCGTGAGCTGATCAGCAAGCGCACCGAAGAACTGGCGCGTTTGCAGGAAGGCACCGCCATCGTGCCGCCAAGCCTGCTCGACGAAGTGACCGCGTTGGTTGAATGGCCGGTGCCGCTGGTGTGCTCGTTCGAAGAGCGTTTCCTCGATGTGCCGCAAGAAGCCCTGATCACCACCATGCAGGACAACCAGAAGTACTTCTGCCTGCTAGACGTTGACGGTAAGTTGCTGCCGCGCTTTATCACCGTGGCCAACATCGAAAGCAAAGACCCGCAGCAGATCATCGCTGGTAACGAGAAAGTCGTTCGCCCGCGCCTGACCGACGCCGAGTTCTTCTTCAAGCAAGACAAGAAGCAGAAGCTCGAAGATTTCAACCTGCGCCTGCAAAACGTGGTGTTCCAGGAAAAACTCGGCAGCGTCTACGACAAGGCTGTGCGTGTTTCCAAACTGGCCGCGTACATTGCGCCGCGCATCGGCGGTGACGCTGCCTGGGCCGCCCGTGCAGGGTTGCTGTCCAAGTGCGACCTGGCCACCGAGATGGTCGGCGAGTTCCCGGAAATGCAAGGTGTTGCCGGTTACTACTACGCCCTCAATGACGGCGAGCCGAACGATGTGGCGCTGGCGCTGAACGAGCAGTACATGCCACGCGGTGCCGGTGCTGAACTGCCGACCACCCTGACCGGTGCGGCCGTGGCCATCGCCGACAAGCTGGACACCCTCGTGGGTATTTTTGGTATCGGCATGCTGCCTACCGGCAGCAAAGACCCGTATGCCCTGCGCCGTGCCGCGCTGGGCGTGCTGCGTATCCTGATCGACAAGAAGCTTGACCTCGACCTGACCCAGGCCGTGGTGTTCGCTGTCGGCCAGTTCGGTGGCAAGGTCAAGCAAGGAGGCCTGGCCGAGCAAGTGCTGGAATTCGTGTTCGACCGCCTGCGTGCGCGTTACGAAGACGAAGGCGTGGACGTTTCCGTCTACCTGTCGGTACGTGCCCTGCAGCCGGGTTCGGCGCTGGACTTCGACCAACGCGTACAAGCCGTCCAGGCGTTCCGCAAACTGCCGGAAGCCGGGGCACTGGCCGCTGTGAACAAGCGTGTGTCGAACCTGTTGAGCAAGGCCGACAACCTCGGCAATGCCGAAGTCGACCCAGGCCTGTTTGCCGATGCCAAGGAGTTCTCGCTGAACTCGGCCATCGCCAAGGCAGAAAACGCAGTGAAACCGCTGCTCGCCGAACGCAACTACGCCGAAGCATTGGCGCGCCTGGCCACCTTGCGTGAGCCGGTGGATGCGTTCTTCGAAGCGGTGATGATCAATGCCGAAGATGCGGGCGTGCGGAAAAACCGCTACGCCATGCTGGCGCGTCTGCGTGGCTTGTTCATCAATATCGCTGACATTTCCGTACTGGGCTGA
- the fmt gene encoding methionyl-tRNA formyltransferase: MTEPLRIVFAGTPEFAAEHLKALLASPYDIVAVYTQPDRPAGRGQKLMPSPVKQLALEHNIAVLQPPTLRNTDAQAELAALKPDLLVVVAYGLILPQAVLDIPRLGCINSHASLLPRWRGAAPIQRAVEAGDSESGVTVMRMEAGLDTGPMLLKVTTPITGEDTGGSLHDRLAEMGPPAVLQAIAGLAAGTLEGEVQDDSLATYAHKLNKDEARIDWSRPAVELERLVRAFNPWPICHSTLSDEALKVLAATLADGKGAPGEIIGASKEGLLVACGEQALCLTRLQLPGGKALNFSDLFNSRREKFALGTVLGAVAQ; the protein is encoded by the coding sequence ATGACCGAGCCACTGCGCATTGTTTTTGCCGGCACTCCTGAATTTGCCGCCGAACACCTAAAGGCCCTGCTTGCCAGCCCTTATGACATCGTCGCGGTGTACACCCAGCCGGATCGCCCGGCCGGTCGCGGGCAAAAACTGATGCCGAGCCCGGTCAAGCAGCTGGCGCTTGAGCACAACATTGCCGTGCTGCAACCACCGACCCTGCGTAACACCGATGCCCAGGCAGAGCTGGCCGCGTTGAAGCCAGACCTGCTGGTGGTCGTGGCCTATGGCTTGATCCTGCCTCAGGCAGTGCTGGATATTCCGCGCCTGGGCTGCATCAACAGCCATGCTTCGCTGCTGCCACGCTGGCGCGGTGCGGCGCCGATCCAGCGCGCCGTGGAAGCCGGTGACAGCGAAAGCGGCGTGACCGTGATGCGCATGGAAGCGGGTCTGGACACCGGCCCGATGCTGCTCAAAGTCACCACCCCGATCACCGGCGAAGACACCGGCGGCAGCCTGCACGACCGCTTGGCCGAGATGGGCCCACCTGCCGTGCTCCAGGCCATCGCCGGCCTGGCTGCCGGCACCCTGGAAGGCGAAGTGCAGGACGACAGCCTTGCCACCTACGCGCACAAACTGAACAAAGACGAAGCGCGTATCGACTGGAGCCGCCCGGCCGTGGAGCTGGAACGCTTGGTGCGCGCGTTCAATCCATGGCCGATCTGCCACAGCACCCTCAGCGATGAAGCCTTGAAAGTGTTGGCCGCCACCTTGGCTGACGGCAAAGGCGCTCCCGGTGAAATCATCGGTGCCAGCAAGGAAGGCCTGCTGGTCGCCTGCGGAGAGCAGGCGTTGTGTCTGACGCGCCTGCAATTGCCCGGTGGCAAAGCGCTTAATTTCAGCGATTTGTTCAACAGCCGTCGTGAGAAATTCGCCCTGGGCACGGTTCTCGGGGCGGTCGCTCAATGA
- the rsmB gene encoding 16S rRNA (cytosine(967)-C(5))-methyltransferase RsmB has translation MNPRLAAAKALAAVLNGKASLNSSLPTQMDKVEDRDRGFTQDLAFGTARWQPRLSALAAKLLQKPFKAADADVEALLLVGLYQLLYTRVPAHAAIGETVGCADKLKKPWAKALLNAVLRRAQRESEALLAELEHDPVVRTAHPRWLQKSLKAFWPEQWEAICAANNAHPPMILRVNRRHHSRDAYLQLLTDAGINASPCVYSSDGIVLEAAADVRSLPGFAEGWISVQDEAAQLAADLLDLAPGQRVLDACCAPGGKTCHILEVEKDLAGVVAVDLEAKRLVRVRENLARLGLSADLIAADGRDTATWWDGKPFQRILLDAPCSATGVIRRHPDIKLTRQPDDIAALAVLQGELLDAMWPTLEVGGILLYATCSTLPTENTEVIEAFLARNSGARELDLATTAGIKQPHGRQLLAQEGGHDGFYYAKLIKIAAARG, from the coding sequence ATGAACCCGCGTCTGGCCGCCGCCAAGGCCCTCGCCGCCGTCCTCAACGGCAAGGCTTCACTGAACAGTTCGCTGCCTACGCAAATGGATAAAGTCGAAGACCGCGATCGCGGCTTCACCCAGGACCTGGCGTTTGGTACGGCCCGTTGGCAGCCACGCTTGTCGGCGCTGGCGGCCAAGCTGCTGCAAAAGCCATTCAAGGCAGCCGATGCCGACGTGGAAGCGCTGCTGCTGGTCGGCCTGTATCAGTTGCTCTACACCCGCGTGCCGGCCCACGCCGCCATCGGTGAAACCGTTGGTTGCGCCGACAAACTGAAAAAGCCCTGGGCCAAAGCCCTGCTCAATGCCGTGCTACGCCGTGCCCAGCGCGAGAGCGAAGCGCTGCTGGCCGAACTGGAACACGACCCGGTGGTGCGCACCGCCCACCCGCGCTGGCTGCAAAAGTCCTTGAAAGCGTTCTGGCCTGAACAATGGGAAGCCATTTGCGCGGCCAACAATGCACATCCGCCGATGATTTTGCGGGTTAACCGCCGTCATCACAGCCGTGACGCTTACCTGCAATTGCTCACAGACGCGGGCATCAACGCCTCGCCATGCGTGTACAGCAGCGATGGCATCGTGCTGGAAGCCGCCGCCGACGTACGCAGCCTGCCGGGCTTTGCCGAAGGCTGGATCAGCGTGCAGGACGAAGCGGCGCAACTGGCCGCCGACCTGCTCGACCTGGCACCGGGCCAGCGCGTACTCGACGCCTGCTGCGCGCCGGGTGGTAAGACTTGTCACATTCTGGAAGTCGAAAAAGACCTCGCTGGTGTGGTCGCCGTCGACCTGGAAGCCAAGCGCCTGGTGCGCGTGCGCGAAAACCTCGCGCGCCTGGGCCTGAGTGCCGACCTGATAGCCGCCGACGGTCGCGACACTGCCACCTGGTGGGACGGCAAACCGTTCCAGCGCATCCTGCTGGATGCGCCATGCTCCGCCACCGGCGTCATCCGTCGCCACCCGGACATCAAGCTGACCCGCCAGCCCGACGACATCGCCGCCCTGGCCGTCCTGCAAGGCGAACTGCTCGACGCCATGTGGCCGACCCTCGAAGTTGGCGGCATCCTGCTTTACGCCACCTGCTCCACTTTGCCCACCGAAAACACAGAGGTGATCGAAGCCTTCCTCGCCCGCAACAGCGGCGCGCGCGAGCTGGACCTCGCTACAACGGCCGGCATCAAGCAGCCCCACGGCCGCCAATTGCTTGCACAGGAAGGCGGACACGATGGCTTCTACTACGCCAAACTGATCAAGATTGCCGCCGCACGCGGCTGA
- a CDS encoding lysophospholipid acyltransferase yields MEKFKGALLVGALRLFALLPWRAVQAVGTAIGWIMWKTPNRSRETVRINLSKCFPDMDPAARERLVGQSLMDIGKSLTESACAWIWPAQRSIDLVREVEGLEVLHEALASGKGVVGITSHLGNWEVLNHFYCSQCKPIIFYRPPKLKAVDDLLRKQRVQLGNRVAASTKEGILSVIKEVRKGGQVGIPADPEPAESAGIFVPFFATQALTSKFVPNMLAGHKAVGVFLHALRLPDGSGYKVILEAAPEDMYSTDTATSCAAMSKVVERYVGAYPSQYMWSMKRFKKRPPGEARWY; encoded by the coding sequence GTGGAAAAGTTTAAAGGCGCCTTGCTGGTAGGCGCTCTTCGGTTGTTTGCCCTATTGCCCTGGCGCGCGGTTCAAGCGGTCGGCACGGCGATTGGCTGGATCATGTGGAAAACCCCCAACCGTTCCCGCGAGACGGTGCGGATCAACCTGTCCAAATGCTTCCCCGACATGGACCCCGCCGCACGCGAGCGCCTGGTCGGCCAGAGCCTCATGGATATCGGTAAGTCCCTGACTGAAAGCGCCTGCGCCTGGATCTGGCCCGCCCAGCGTTCCATCGACCTGGTGCGTGAAGTCGAAGGCCTGGAGGTGCTGCATGAAGCATTGGCCTCGGGCAAAGGCGTGGTCGGCATCACCAGCCACCTGGGTAACTGGGAAGTGTTGAACCACTTCTATTGCAGCCAGTGCAAACCGATCATCTTCTACCGACCGCCGAAGCTGAAAGCGGTGGACGATTTGTTGCGCAAACAGCGGGTGCAGTTGGGTAACCGAGTAGCCGCGTCGACCAAGGAAGGCATTCTCAGCGTCATCAAGGAAGTGCGCAAAGGTGGTCAGGTGGGCATTCCCGCCGACCCGGAGCCGGCGGAATCGGCAGGCATCTTCGTGCCGTTCTTTGCTACCCAGGCGCTGACCAGCAAGTTCGTGCCTAACATGCTCGCGGGCCACAAAGCCGTGGGCGTGTTCCTGCATGCCCTGCGACTGCCGGACGGCTCGGGTTACAAAGTGATTTTGGAAGCGGCGCCGGAAGATATGTACAGCACCGACACCGCCACGTCCTGCGCGGCGATGAGCAAGGTGGTGGAGCGCTATGTCGGCGCCTACCCGAGCCAGTACATGTGGAGCATGAAGCGCTTCAAGAAACGCCCGCCCGGTGAGGCGCGGTGGTATTGA
- the def gene encoding peptide deformylase — MAILNILEFPDSRLRTIAKPVAVVDDKVRQLVDDMFETMYEAPGIGLAATQVNVHQRVVVMDLSEDRSEPRVFINPEFEPLTEEMGEYQEGCLSVPEFYENVERPVRVKIKALDRDGKPYELIAEGLLAVCIQHECDHLNGKLFVDYLSTLKRDRIKKKLEKKHRQQA; from the coding sequence ATGGCTATTTTGAACATCCTCGAATTCCCCGACTCGCGCCTGCGCACGATCGCCAAACCGGTGGCCGTAGTGGACGACAAGGTTCGTCAGTTGGTCGATGACATGTTTGAAACAATGTATGAAGCCCCGGGCATCGGCCTCGCCGCGACCCAGGTCAACGTGCATCAGCGCGTCGTGGTCATGGACCTGTCGGAAGATCGCAGCGAGCCTCGGGTGTTTATCAACCCCGAGTTCGAACCGCTGACCGAGGAGATGGGCGAATACCAGGAGGGCTGCCTCTCGGTGCCGGAGTTCTACGAGAACGTCGAACGCCCGGTGCGCGTGAAGATCAAAGCCCTGGACCGTGACGGCAAGCCCTACGAGCTGATCGCAGAGGGCCTGCTGGCGGTGTGCATTCAGCACGAATGCGACCACCTCAACGGCAAACTGTTTGTCGATTACCTGTCCACGCTTAAACGCGACCGGATCAAGAAGAAGCTGGAAAAAAAGCATCGCCAGCAAGCTTGA
- a CDS encoding lysophospholipid acyltransferase family protein yields the protein MSILQAIRTFFFYLLLGTSSFLWCTLSFFIAPFLPFKARYRFINVFWCRCALWLTKVFLNIRFEIKGAENVPDQPCVILSNHQSTWETFFLSAYFSPLSQVLKRELLYVPFFGWAMAMLRPIAIDRDNPKAALKHVAKKGDELLKDGVWVLIFPEGTRVPYGTVGKFSRGGTALAVNANLPVLPIAHNAGKFWPKSGWAKTAGTITVVIGEPMYAEGEGPRAIAALNDRAAAWNEAQQRAMGSLPAQAVVVETPEI from the coding sequence ATGTCGATTTTGCAGGCCATCAGAACCTTCTTCTTTTACCTGCTGTTGGGCACCAGTTCGTTTCTCTGGTGCACCCTGAGCTTTTTTATCGCGCCATTCCTGCCGTTCAAGGCGCGCTATCGTTTTATCAACGTCTTTTGGTGCCGCTGCGCGTTATGGCTGACCAAGGTGTTCCTGAACATCCGTTTCGAGATCAAGGGCGCTGAAAACGTCCCGGACCAACCCTGCGTGATTCTGTCGAACCACCAGAGCACCTGGGAAACGTTCTTCCTTTCAGCGTACTTCTCGCCGCTGAGCCAGGTGCTCAAGCGTGAGTTGCTGTACGTGCCGTTCTTCGGCTGGGCGATGGCCATGTTGCGTCCGATTGCGATCGACCGTGACAACCCGAAGGCTGCGCTCAAGCACGTGGCCAAGAAGGGTGACGAGCTGCTCAAGGATGGCGTTTGGGTGCTGATATTCCCGGAAGGTACTCGGGTGCCTTATGGCACCGTGGGCAAGTTTTCGCGAGGCGGCACCGCGTTGGCGGTCAATGCCAATCTGCCGGTATTGCCGATTGCACATAACGCCGGCAAATTCTGGCCGAAGTCCGGTTGGGCCAAAACTGCAGGCACCATCACCGTAGTCATCGGCGAACCGATGTACGCCGAAGGTGAAGGGCCGCGTGCCATTGCCGCGTTGAACGACCGCGCGGCAGCATGGAATGAAGCGCAGCAACGGGCCATGGGTTCGTTGCCTGCGCAGGCTGTTGTAGTCGAGACACCTGAGATTTGA
- the gmhB gene encoding D-glycero-beta-D-manno-heptose 1,7-bisphosphate 7-phosphatase, protein MMLKLLILDRDGVINYDSDAYIKSVAEWIPLPGSIEAIAQLSKAGWTVAIATNQSGIARGYYDIATLDAMHARLRMLVAEQGGDVGLVVYCPHGPDEGCDCRKPKPGMLKTIAEHYKVPLAGLWFVGDSLGDLEAAKAVDSQPVLVKTGKGEKTQAKNLPVGTLIFDDLAAVAAELINN, encoded by the coding sequence ATCATGTTGAAACTGCTGATTCTCGATCGGGACGGTGTCATCAATTACGACTCCGACGCTTACATCAAGTCGGTGGCGGAATGGATTCCCCTGCCGGGCTCGATCGAGGCCATTGCGCAGTTAAGCAAAGCCGGCTGGACGGTGGCCATCGCCACCAACCAGTCCGGCATCGCCCGCGGTTACTACGACATTGCCACCCTGGACGCCATGCACGCGCGCTTGCGCATGTTAGTGGCTGAGCAGGGCGGTGACGTGGGGCTGGTGGTGTACTGCCCCCATGGGCCGGATGAGGGCTGCGATTGCCGCAAGCCCAAGCCTGGCATGTTGAAAACCATTGCAGAACATTACAAGGTGCCATTAGCTGGGCTATGGTTCGTCGGGGACAGCCTCGGTGACCTGGAGGCGGCCAAAGCCGTCGACTCTCAGCCAGTTTTGGTTAAAACCGGGAAAGGCGAAAAGACCCAGGCGAAAAACCTGCCGGTAGGCACCTTGATTTTTGACGATCTGGCGGCCGTTGCCGCAGAACTTATCAACAACTAG
- a CDS encoding DNA-3-methyladenine glycosylase I translates to MPRCFWCSEDPLYMAYHDQEWGTPLRDAQGLFELLLLEGFQAGLSWITVLRKREHYRKVLFGFDAQRLARLTDAEIEALMLDPGIVRNRLKLNATRRNAAAWLALEDPVGLLWSFVGGVPKVNHFKDRSQVPAITPEAEAMSKALKKAGFTFVGPTICYAFMQASGMVMDHTQDCDRYADLANAG, encoded by the coding sequence ATGCCACGCTGCTTTTGGTGTTCTGAAGATCCGCTGTACATGGCTTATCACGATCAGGAGTGGGGAACGCCGCTGCGCGATGCGCAGGGTCTGTTCGAGTTGCTTTTGCTCGAAGGGTTCCAGGCGGGCCTTTCCTGGATCACCGTTTTACGCAAACGCGAGCATTATCGGAAGGTCTTGTTCGGTTTTGATGCCCAGCGTTTGGCGCGACTGACCGACGCTGAGATCGAAGCGTTGATGCTCGACCCTGGCATCGTACGCAATCGCCTCAAGCTCAACGCCACCCGCCGCAACGCCGCTGCCTGGCTGGCCCTGGAAGACCCGGTTGGCTTGCTCTGGTCGTTTGTCGGCGGCGTGCCCAAGGTCAATCACTTCAAGGATCGCAGCCAAGTCCCGGCTATTACGCCAGAGGCTGAAGCCATGAGCAAAGCCCTGAAAAAAGCCGGTTTCACGTTCGTCGGGCCGACCATTTGCTACGCGTTCATGCAGGCCTCGGGCATGGTCATGGACCACACTCAAGACTGCGACCGTTACGCGGACTTGGCCAACGCCGGTTAG